In Pseudomonas saponiphila, the genomic stretch GTCAGCATGGTTGGCCACTGAGTCGAATCGGTCAGATCGATCAGGTTGGCGACCTGGGCACCGCTACCACGCAGGGCGTACATGCCTTTGCGAGTGGAACCGGTGACGCCGTCGACACCGATCAGTACAGCGTCAGTCAGCGTGGCATTGCCCGAGGTACCCGAGGTAAAGGTGACGGTCTGGGTTGTGGCGGGCGCGGTACTTGAGGCGCCGACAGTCGCAATCACAAGCTGAGAAGGCCCGCGAATGCCCGACTGTCCGTTGTTCACCGCGCTGACGATGTTTTGCCACAACCCCAAGCCGGTGCCCGTGATGTTGTCGAAGACTTCCGGAGCTACGCCAGGCAGGGAAACAACCAACTTCCAGCTTGAAGCCGCGGCGCCGGCCGATAGAGTGGCGCTCAGTGAATTGCCCAAGGTGCCGGTGTAAAACGCCGTCAAAGTGGCGCCGGTGGCTGTGGCGGTGTCCTTCAGGGTGCTTGTGGCGGCGGTATCAGTACCGTCGGTAACGCGCACGGCGCGGATGTTTGAGGCTCCGCCTTGAATGGAGATGGCAATCGCGGTGCAAAGATCGTACTTGCGCACGGTCTGAATGCCGAAGTTCTGCGATGCATCGCCAGGGGAGCCGATCAAGGTTGGGCTGTTCACCGGCCCCCAATCGGCGATGCCGACGAGGCCCAGGATATCGGTGGCCACACCGTTGATGTAGCGGGTCTTTGGCGGAACGATCTGGATGTAGAGATCTGGGGCCTGAAGTGCCGCCGTGTTCAAGCTGCCTGCCGGGTAAATGGGCATGGCGTCCTCCTAATGAAAAAGCCGCC encodes the following:
- a CDS encoding phage tail protein, with amino-acid sequence MPIYPAGSLNTAALQAPDLYIQIVPPKTRYINGVATDILGLVGIADWGPVNSPTLIGSPGDASQNFGIQTVRKYDLCTAIAISIQGGASNIRAVRVTDGTDTAATSTLKDTATATGATLTAFYTGTLGNSLSATLSAGAAASSWKLVVSLPGVAPEVFDNITGTGLGLWQNIVSAVNNGQSGIRGPSQLVIATVGASSTAPATTQTVTFTSGTSGNATLTDAVLIGVDGVTGSTRKGMYALRGSGAQVANLIDLTDSTQWPTMLTYGLSEGCYMVTQGPAGASYATVSTSLTTAGCDSYALKVMVGDWVYWQDQVNGQKRMIAPATFSAAKIAALSPNQSPLNKPITNAISTQRNLSQQPYSIAEIGAINTARLDVITNPCPGGSYYGHRSGLNCSSNSAVNGDNYTRMTNFISLTIAASFGGVIGQLQTPDVRRTTKSTMESFLQVLVQQGMIGDVNGGPAFSVQIDASNNPDSRVALGYMQADVQVKYLSVIRYFLVNLEAGQSVTVVASATPRAA